In the genome of Dermatophagoides farinae isolate YC_2012a chromosome 4, ASM2471394v1, whole genome shotgun sequence, the window GCATTGAATCTCaaccaatttcaatttatcaatgaCCACGGAAATCAAATCACGTTTGAATCATCGATACAAACACaggtatttttatttatatttttttctaatatttttaacttattgtaattgttgttgtttttttttctttttctttctcttttttttctaatatttACATGTTTTTTCCCCCTTTTTTTGTTAAGATATAGGGGTAAATAAagtttatttaaaaaaacaaacaggtatgtaattgaattgaaaatccaCGGTTACAACTAATccttttcaattatttagtATAATGCCATGTAGTCAAATCTCTCAATGCCGCTGATATGATTCGAATTGCCATATTAACATATTTTTGGGATTTGTAAACTCGGACATTGTGTTGAAAACATTTAGAACTTCGAGAACGGAACAATATATCTTTTCTATtggacaacaaaaattcataccATAAAATGTTGGATTTTGGATCAGCATAATACAATTTGTGCATTATCatgatattttgtttttaaaaataatttatacttcatttattattcatttaattttgcaataaaatttaaattcaatacaaataatgaaaaggAGGTCGAAAGGGTTAAAAAGGGGGAGAGTCAAAAATCAAAGTAGTGTACTATTCGATTTAGTAGTGTACTATTCGATTTGGTAGTGTACTATTCGATTTGGTAGTGTGCACTATTTTGGTAGTGTACTATCGATTTTGGTAGTGTACTATCGATTTTGGTAGTGTACTATCGATTTTGGTAGTGTACTATCGATTTTGGTAGTGTACTAGCTGATTTGGTAGTGTACTAGCTGATTTGGTAGTTTCGCCACTCCACTACGATTTAGTAGTGTACACACAaggctatttttttttgtgtgtcaTCACAAGACTTTTCTTCCTGGATGATGTGACGATTGCATACACATTGtgcatcaaaaaaaaatcgaatacgAACCAACAGCAGTATCGCCAACAACGACGCACTTTACCAATTCCTGGTGTGATTGTTCATAATCCATTCtcataaatgataatatctAATATTtcgtatatttttttctcccgcCAGTATAATTAAATGGTTATGCAACATCTGACCTTTTTTGTGGCTTCGtttgagatgatgatgataatgatgaaacaatgtCACGATGAAAGtgttatgatgaaaaaaaagatgaacaaattattatcgatgaacgatgatgatggtcggTCATAACCATAGAATGATTTGTCAAAATGTATATCATCACATGTACGCCAATGAAATTGCTAAATCGATAACTTTgtttattaataatcaatcgatactTGGTTGATagacacaaacaaaaacatagatcaacaacatcaacaaatccACGTTTAGTTGGATGATTATTACATAATAAAAACGATGTTTTGCACGATGCACGATGTATACATTACTTGTCAATCATTAAAAACACTGGACTATATTGAATGACAGTAAATCATTTAAACGAGTAtatggaatgaaaatttaaaaacgTAAAATCAACATACCATTGAATGagaacatttttattattatttagcaTATGAAACTATATGGCGTTTATTACgtcttgaatttttcatgcatgcttcatgtgtgtgtgtgtgtgtgctcaTTCATCATGGAATGTTTTGATTCATACACggcgtcaacaacaacatgacaGACATGGCAAGAATCGCCTGGCtaataacaaacaacaacaaacagacaaacaaagcGTTATCACCTATGGACGCCCATTGCTGCCAATTTTGTCATGGCTGTGTTGTGGTGTGGCCCTTGCATCCTTTTAtcttaaatgtttttttattcattcattcattcattattttctacATCCATATCGTTGGGTtcacgaatcatcatcatcatcattatcattatgtttGTTGACGTTTTACGacgtataataataaactatAGTTACGACAACATATAAGGAAAAAATGTATGTCCAATGAAACAATAACGACGCATATtctattcacacacacacacacacacacacacacaatcaatgTATATGGCGTGTTGATTGATGTAATATACATGTATATCATTCCTTTTGGCCATTTTCCAGCCGGCTGTTAGGATTGGGCGGTGCCGCACCCTACAactatttcttttttttttttggcaggCGCATTCAATGTTTCGATATCATATGTGAAATGGTGAATCaattgtgaaatgaaaaaaagtttcctAATCGGTTTTTCGTGGAAatttaaatatgaaaaagcGCGcgcaatttttattcaaattttttttttacaattttctaCCCCTAATAAACACAGATTATGATTACATTGGGTGTAATGAACTCTGATCATTATGGCTGTTGTTCGGTTGGCCATCATCTGTTTTTTATAAAGAGGTTCTGGCtaaaaacaatggaaaattaaaatcattttggatAAATTTTGGGCcacaattttattcatatggTAGCTAATATATACTAAGTATAATTTGATAAGtggaaaaattataaaaataaaaaaaatgtataaaatatttaaattataGTCATGAtacattatatattatattataataagaatattaacattttttcagaggaaaaaatatcaatttcactattttttttgcacctAAACCATTTGACAAAATGTTCATGACAAccatatcattatcatattgattattgaaatcGATATCGATGACAAGAATAACGGATACTTATCAATTGtgcctttttttctttattcataaCCTAATTCTAATCACATATATTTCGGGTAAAAAATAGCgtgtgaaaaagaaagaaggaaatgaaaaaacaaataatgcTTACAccgaattatcatcaaattattctATATTCCATgtttatgataatcattattattattgcgaATCAAAAATCTTTTCATACATATGGACAACATTTGGATAAGTTTATCGGTGAACAAACAATATGGGAATATCTACGCGATttatgtcaacaacaacaacaagaaagcGATAGTAATACGAATATTGTATTCTTtgtgatggaaaattttcaagtttttccACAAAAacttcataataatcattcaaatttcaattcatcatttgcatCATCGATGAACGATTggcgatcatcatcaagtttgATAAGTAATTTTTTCGATCTTCATCATTGTAGATATGAATTGTTtgacaataatcatgatacaaaaacaataatggcCGAGATGAAAATTCGAAATAAACATTCGAAATATAGTAAtgggttattattattcaatatgGTCACGTTGCTGGATCGATTAAATAggaattcatttgaaacgCTTTTGAAATCAATGGAGAAAATTTCTACCAATTGTATAAAttgttttccattgattggtattttttcacaatcaattcaaatagaTTTAACCACATGGTTTTCACAagatttattgaataaattaaatcgaaaattttgttgtacaTTAGTTAGCACTAGCACTAATTATGGCGACattcaacgacaacaagTAATCCATTTACGTCCATTGCTTGATGGTTGTCATCTATATGATGGTGTTTATTCACCACAAACTAAACTAGATTTTGATCGAATGAAAGCTCCATTTCATCAATGTAATTTaaacaaatcattgattaaaattgcCGTAAATAACGTAAATACATTCGAATAAATCGAAGGAAATCTACTATCTACTATTCTATGTCGCTTAAATTTCCACTGTAAACTGCAATTTTTACACTCTGCAAGTATAAAAAACTGTATTAACTTGGCATTTGATGCGGGGAAGCCGAGCTGGACATTCCTAATTATTTTCAGTACAAACATAACTATTTAGTATGAGCTACTcagtgtgtgttgtgtgtgtgtgtctgagcATGCggaaaaacttttgaatgcCGCTGAACAGTTCGCCCAGCTCAGAAGTAGAAGTCGCTTCCAAAGAAACGCATTCTGTGGTATGTAGCTTCGAcaaagctttttttcattgttctaGCTCAGCACACGTTGCTGCAGCTTTTGCATCCAATAGATGGTGCAGTAATTCAATAGAACATAGAAAGAGTTCgaatttttcgaattgattattgtgataATACATGTGTCACacgtgattttcattttgtgtgcctgtgtgagtgtgtatttgatgatgaaatcttgCCTGAAGACTGCATTTATTGGAATGATTTGttctgtgtttttgttttcatgatTTATTATCTACTCATCGCTTGGTAAGTTATTCCGGTTATTTAACCTGATTATACATAAAATACCTGAtagctttttttcatttaaaataaagaaaatggagCATTTACGATAATGCAGAAAGCCACAGCGGTCGACGATTCAATGTTGAGTGTCTTCATGCGATGAACCCACAAGGTTATCCTATAGGATCTATAGACACAAACTTGGATTAAACATTGGATCGATTATCATGTTCAGTCGCAATATTGAACCACAAAGTGGTTTGCTCAATGGCACGAGTCTATTCGATATATGGATGGCCAAAATTTTcatgacaacaaaattagCTAATCCAAAAGCCTATTCACAGGCCAGTCGATTTCGTAACCCGTCAAATGATATTGAATGGTCACAATTAAAATTGGTAGATTTTAGTACCATATTTTCTATTTGGATTTCCTGCATAACATTTTCGATCATAATTCTTGTCGTAGAGATCATCAACAGAGGCATAAAAAACAAGTGACATAGAATCCACAATAGTTGATAAAGagaatgaatgtaaaatcATTGGTGTGATGTGAAATGAAGGAATTTTTACGGAAACTATTCTATAATTTGTAGTCGGAATTTTTTCGAGGAATTGTTTTTAATGTTCGAATAAAATCGTGAGTGTTTActttaatcattcattcatttagcgcgattttgattatatccaaatatatattcatttgcTAATCATTCTTCTggaatttgattataaacTTAATGTTATCATAATGAAATCAACAGTTATCGGATTAAATCTTCGTACATTATCTAAAACGATTCGATTAATGGCCAAATATTCGGAAGAGATAAAAATCCTGGTCATAAATGATTGTCTTATATTACAATCGGTAAATTTCGACAGCACGTTATTCTGTCAGGTtacttttgaaaaaaattttttcacatcattccaaaatgatgatgattttgaatgtaAAGTTGATATCCGTTCCATTGGATTTGTATTCAGAGTTGTCTCTTTAGGTTTGTAAATTATTAATGTTGCAAGATTGAAATTTCATCACTGATTTTATTCCATAgataaaatgacaaatgtttgtaaaatcaaaatggataATTCAATGGATCATATCATTTTCCACATGGAATGTCCTAATCGTATTAGACGCAACTATCGGATACCGATCATGaagaataatgatcatcaacgtTGCCCGGTTCCTTTATCACAACAGCTATCAAATCCAACATTACGATGTAGTGCCTATactatgaatgaatcgattaaaCCTTTTCCATTATCTACTGATGAGATCATCATATGGACATTTCGTGATTATTTAGGTTTTAAAACATATTTTGAAACCAATTATGACGGGCCTATGACCGAATTTTGTGTTTCATCAACTTATTTTCGTATGATGGATTCAGTCTATAATTATACGAATGATATGTCCATTGcattaaatttaaaagaaCTTCGGTCGTTTTTAGATTTTGCAATGCATCGTAATCAAGTCATTTCGGCCTATTTACAATCCGATGGAAAACCGATTGAATTTATGTTTAAAAATTCTGATGGTTGCTCCGCTTCAATCATGATGGGCaccattgatttgaaaaacgACAGTCAACCAGCTATTCCACCCGCTTTTCGAATAACTCATCAAATAAcagatgattcatcatccgGTAGTGTTCTGCAAAATGTGAGCTTAGATTCACGTGCAATTTCTCATGaaattccaatgaatcattcatcaatgggAAAAGAATCAATTCACCATGATGTTTCAACTTTTATCGGTAATGTTACCAATTCATCACTCcctaatcaatcgattggtCAGCAACAATTATCGTTATTGGATCAACGTGAACAATCAATGGATACCGCCAGTGATCATCCTATAAGAGATGAATTTATCCCgcaaaatattgatcaaaatgatgatgataataacattgATATTTCTAAAGAAATTTATCAAGAGATAGAAAATTCTGATAATGAATTAACGTCATCACAatcacattttgtttttggtgatCAAAGTTTTGAACCATATGCTACTTTAGCACCATATTCCGAATATGAAGTAActgaatgatgacaattataattaaactattgtaattttgaaatttttttttttgttaaaatcaattttctcattcattttaataataatgaatcaaagatgtttgatggatttttttagattaaaataaatgttcatatatgattaatcaataacaattaatcgaataataatttgtcaatttaattaattcatcattccacatagaatacacacacaattttcaaaatacaaTTATAACACTGTTATATACGTGTTTGCGTGTTTGTGtgtctcaaaaaaaaaaaaaattaatgatctccattttaaaaatatcttcattcagaattcaaattcgaattttttttttaaatatatttacaattcattggaaaagaATGGTTTCCATTCGACATACATgtcattatataatatatatggtgtatgtgtgatataatatcattgaaaatgttaaaGCTTCATGTTCAGATGATGGCCGAAACAATGATGtgttataaatgaatgaaaaatttttgtttttgtttttttgtattgtataaatatataatgagATCttttatgtatgtgtgtatgtcaaaataataataataaaatgtgataaaatgaaatatacaacagatttttttcgtttttcattgtattttttttttaaagaaaaaagttaccatgatcaatatattaataagatgtttgtaaatgaaataataataatttttttcaaatatataaatcatgTTGTAGAATTGGTTTGAGCTGGAATTGCAGTGAGAGAATCAACAGGTATCTGAGTTTGTTGAAGaagataaagatgatgatgatgatgatgatgatgaggataatgacaaaataaaaaatgataataataaatattcaaaaatcgGAAACCGAtttgtataattttttttgttgttaaaattatcaaataaattattttcttgaaaatatTACATTTGGAATGTcaattatcatatatataattcaGTCATCTTCAACAAGATAAATAAGCAGCTGCATTTTATatgtttataaaaaaaagtcaataatttcgttgaaaaaaaattgcaggAAGTATGTTTGATACGTTGCCATCATCAggtatgatttgatttttttttcattaaaaaaatcacaaaaaattcaaatggatcccaaataataatagtaatcaCAACTTgacttcaattttttttccaaaagttaatattttttctatataagGCGATAAATGGCTCATTCTGGCAGTTGTAATTGGtgttgttgatcaacaaacacaacTAAACAAAAGTAGCGATTCCGGTTGGTGATTGAACATCATcacgttttttctttggaccTATGggattttttcgattatttatTCGATATTGTAATTAACATACACATTATGATTTTCATACCATATTCACCGATGAATGATCCATCTTCACCAAATTTCGAACTATCCGCTTCATAATCGGCCATTGAATCTTCATCGCTTTCAGGATTTAGACTactattcattgaatgacgGCTACCACCACGTggaaatgttgataatggttTATTGTATTCATTAAAACCGGCttcttcataatcatctttACCATGGGCAATCTCTTTTTCGTGTACAGAATATTTACCACCACGATTACGTTTAACAATACAAACAAGAACGACggcaacaataatcaatgcaATTGCACACATCATTGTTATAAACCAAGGTGCGAAATTGGAAATATGTCCAATTGGATCCATACCGTACATACCTGTAGCCATagaattgaaatcattatttgaaatcaataaatcaatcatatgATAGAAGATGCACTCACCATTTGGTATCACTTCTTTCAATTCACTTGGTGTTTCATATTTaccatcaacagcaacaattcTTACTTCATAAGTTTTATCCGGATCCAATCCACTAATGTAAACCACTGTTGAATCTTGATTTTCATCTCTTGGAGTgctgaaaaatgaattcgtTCCTATTGGTTcgagaacaacaaaaaaaaaaacaattttcaatcatttttttttatcaaaacaaataaatgtttCCAAAAACATTACCTTTTAATCGATATTGTACATAGAAATTATTGCCCGGTATTTTAGAGGAATTAGGATACCAAGTTATTTTAACATGATCAGTTCCATCATTAGCACGTACATGATCAATATCGAAAACCGGTCTATCCGGTTGTGCGGCTGCATCCTCTCCTTTTGTTTCCAATTCGATGAAGAATGGTTCGCCCATACCAACTTTGGTGGCAGCATGAATTGTAATACGATATTTCGTTCCGGGTAATAAATTACCAAGTTTAACACCTGTAatttttggatcatcaatCTGTGGAAATCTTTCCTGTTTTGGACCGAGTTCTGTGCCATCAACACTTTCATAGAATATACGATAACCggttatttttccattcggTTCATCCGGTGGTGACCAATACAAATATATAGCATTTGATCCCATTGAAATACCttcgaatgatgatacaGGACCGGGAACACCTTCGGGCGTATTGATAACAATCTCATTCGATGGATCACTCATATACATTGAATTATATACATAAATTCGTGCAATATTTCGTGAATTTGGTTTAAAAATCTGCACCAAACTTCTTGATACATTTGGCGGTATTTTGACTTCACGCATTAATTTGACATCTTCACCGACTGCatatgtttgaattttatagCCTTGAAAATGTCCACGTACAGAATCCGATGTGACAGGATCCCAGGCCAGTAATGCCGATTTATGATCACGTACTTCGATAACACGAAAATTTTCCGGTGATCGTAATGGTTTAGCTTCACTTGACCAACCAATCACTTCACCGGCTGCTGTATGTGCAGCACCACGACGGTTATGTGCTTCTACTTTGATACGATACGGTTTGAATATTGGTTGATTTTCGATTGTTAAATGATTCTGTTTCCAATCGGTTATTGTACGACTTTGCcatgaatcattttcaatatcatgTCGTTTCCATGATACTTTATAATAGAAACCTTCAGAATTATGATCGATTGGTGTCATTGGTGTCCAACGTATTACTAATGTTCCGGGTTGTTCACCTCGTCCAATAACATTATCCGGATTTTTATATGGAACATCTTCTTTGGTTGAACAAAATCCATATGGTATACTTGGTTCACTTGGaccgattttatttttagcaATCACTCTGAATGTAAAATTTGCCCATGGACTCATGGCTACCTTGAATTTTGTATCCGGTGCTGGTACATTTGTAAATGCATTAAGCCAATTATCCGGATGAAATGATGTATTATATTGGATATCATATGAAAGGACTGGAGCTCGATTATCACCTGTAGGTATCCATTCCACCATAGCGGTTAGGTCATCACATTCGACGCTAATAATTTTTGGTGAATTAGGCACATCTTGTACAGTTAATGTAGCGGAAGCATTCACAGAATCAAGCTCGGTACTTGCAATACAAGTATAAACACCGGAATCTAATTCTTTTGTTGTCGTAATAGTCAATGAATTATCTGTTGACTGAACGATTCTTGGATCATGTGCAGTATCGATTGGACGTTCATTGAATGCCCATGATATTTTCAGGTCTAAACTTGGATCAGCCTCAGCACTACAACGAAATACGGCTGTTTTTTTCGCAGCTACTTCATAATTTTCAGGTgcatgaataatttttgttttgccttTAACTTTCAATTCACCCGATGCAAATCTGGTGccaaatttatttgttgcAATACATTTATATTTTCCTTGATCGGTTACACGTACATCATGTATTCGAAGATCACCATTATCCAGTACTTCATAATTGGCACCATTCAATGATGTATCATCTTTTTCCCATTTTACTTCAGGTTTTGGAGCACCAAATACACGACATTTAAGTATAACATTTGATGTAACAACAGCACGTGTTTCTTTTTCCGGTGGATCGACAATTTCCGGTGGTAATTTCAATACATTCAGATAGAAATCTCTGAATGCATAACCATTAACATTGGATGCATTACATTGATAAACGGCAGTGTCAAGTATTTCTTGTACATTAGTTATGGTCAATTCATTACCATTCACACGTACACGATCATTTGGCACTAATTGTTCACCATTTTTAAACCATTGTAATTTTGGTTCCGGTACACCGGCAGCAACACAACGGAATGTAACCGTTTCCGTATCGGCAGCATTCGTATTATTTGGTGCTTCTATCCAATATGGAATCGATTTGACAACAACTTCCATAGCATGTGTTTGTATGGAACCAACACCATTGGATGCTGTACATTCATAGATAccttcatcattgaattctaCTTTTGGAAATGTTAATGTTTTGCCATAATTTGTTTTCGTAACACCTTCTCGAATACGGCCATTTCGTTTGTACCAAGTTACCTCCGGTATCGGTGTACCACCAAATACACAATATAAATCTAGCCGTTTTCCTTTCAATGCCGGTACATTTGGTGGTGATACATATTGACGGGTTGGTGGATAACTTGTTTGACCTGTTGTACCGGATGGTTCAACCACTAATCGTGTACGACGACCAATACGATATGTTGTtttaaatgttgatgttgcaCTACAAGCATAAACAGCATCGGTCAATGTATCTTTCTGTgttacatttgaaaaatgtagATTTCCTTCTGGATCAACAGAAAGACGTGATGAATTAATACCGTTGATTAATGCACCGGAATCGGATTGTATAATCCAAAATACTTGTGGTTTTGGATAACCGGTAGGTGGATGGCATGGTATTGTATATGGTTCACCTTCTGTTGCATGTACAACAGATATTTCATtacttgaaaatgaattcaattcagcTTTTTTTAGATAAACAGCATTTGACACTGAACGGCCATGTTTATTTTCGGCAAAACATTGATAAAGACCTTCATCTATCGCTTGTGGTTTTGTAAATACCAATGAACCACGTCTTGGTTGTTGCGTAATGCGTTTATCATATGCAACATAACTGAATTCaataccattttttttccatgaatATGTTGGTTCAGGATTTCCTTTAGCTTCACATTCCAATACGAATGGTCGTTCAGCTTGTTCAGCATCTGAACCTTGAAATacttcaaataatttttcatgcGGTGGTTGTTTAATCATTGTTGGTGGTGATTGTAGAGCATCCACTTTGACTATTAATATCGTTGCTGgccaaatcattattatgatggccattaagttcttcatcatcatgatgtctgattttcttcttctttttcttcctctttggttatttatatttttatcatcgttattattattgttatcatcgTTTTCCATTGTGAATGGATTATTTGATCtgtaatgaaacaaaaaacaacggTTAGATTTTATCTGTCAAttcataaatttatttttaaacaataaatttttatgatattttcaacggaaaaaaactaattcCGAAAAATGtgtaaatgtgaaaaatgaaGATCATAAAAcctgtgaatgaatttccatgaaaattttcataaaaacaACTGTTAAAGTTTATgaccacatcatcattctcatcatcgaAAGACTTGTCTGAATCATATACAAAACAAAGTAATAAACAGTatgagaagaaaaatctcaaaaaaactggatcaataatatttatgatgatgaaaaggcAAGAAAAACGACTGATCCATTCTGAAGGGAAAAATGTGTGCAAATATGTATGGCCATAAAGAATGGTTCGGTTGGAACCAAACATCCATgtacatttatatttatggtaaaaaaatatcctcgtgatgatgatgatgatgataatgacggtCCTTTCCAGCGAAAGAAATTATAAACAACATTTACAAGGTAACATTAAAAATAgcaaaagaaattgaagatCACCAACCACAACCATAGACCAACAacataatttgttgttgttcatgaatgataataataatttctttcacagaaaaaaaattcaaaattttcaaacgaaaaaaaaaattgttaagaTATCAATTCATATAGAGAGACAAACACATATTTTGTATATGAAATCacatcaatgattatcattcaatataattCAAATAGCCATTGACAATGATAAACACACTgtaaatgagagaaaaacaaaatgattctcaataacaacgacaacaaataaGACAAAGATCAAGACTTGTTATATTTACCTGACATAAACACAACGC includes:
- the LOC124489994 gene encoding uncharacterized protein LOC124489994, encoding MKSTVIGLNLRTLSKTIRLMAKYSEEIKILVINDCLILQSVNFDSTLFCQVTFEKNFFTSFQNDDDFECKVDIRSIGFVFRVVSLDKMTNVCKIKMDNSMDHIIFHMECPNRIRRNYRIPIMKNNDHQRCPVPLSQQLSNPTLRCSAYTMNESIKPFPLSTDEIIIWTFRDYLGFKTYFETNYDGPMTEFCVSSTYFRMMDSVYNYTNDMSIALNLKELRSFLDFAMHRNQVISAYLQSDGKPIEFMFKNSDGCSASIMMGTIDLKNDSQPAIPPAFRITHQITDDSSSGSVLQNVSLDSRAISHEIPMNHSSMGKESIHHDVSTFIGNVTNSSLPNQSIGQQQLSLLDQREQSMDTASDHPIRDEFIPQNIDQNDDDNNIDISKEIYQEIENSDNELTSSQSHFVFGDQSFEPYATLAPYSEYEVTE